The following proteins come from a genomic window of Mammaliicoccus sp. Marseille-Q6498:
- a CDS encoding glycosyltransferase: protein MIRNITSTLPLVHGGRTKALLNRIKFFEESLNEYSVIHTTNYNPNYLSVYESFKERGIISENVKIYNIYNWLSGNKHLEPNTKDRFYNKSIKEPKVPYSYYDTKKNKNVKRFYVDGEYVLYRQYYKNTEVLNFEDFMSPISKKKLERREYNIRGRLHRIINFSPTSFGKLYEEYYDITGKIYLKKYFSDNKLTLIIFYKKGKPYKYFKTEKDMYHYYFDNVFEDSDIIFNDARLLDKPLIECIKSVRRVLVFHSTHSSGEKIRGSYKLALQSGDIIDKYIVLTDYQKKDIQKDFDLGSEQIEVIPHFVKSLNEHANEQEDKLDQFCYIGRISKEKQIDHLIKAFNIYLQKGFKTQLVIYGQDVDGEMDKLLRLVNDLDLKDSVIFKGYTNNPKEVFSKSKASLLTSEFEGFALTIMESINNGCPTISYNIKYGPSELIDNYKNGILVDKNNIEELANAMEYISSHGFNDVRLSNKFSTENAKENYSNLLNELKN from the coding sequence ATGATTCGTAATATCACTTCGACATTGCCTTTGGTTCACGGCGGAAGAACTAAAGCACTATTGAACAGAATCAAGTTTTTTGAAGAGTCTTTAAATGAATATTCAGTTATTCATACTACTAATTATAACCCTAATTATTTATCTGTTTATGAAAGCTTTAAAGAACGCGGTATTATTTCGGAAAATGTGAAAATATATAATATTTATAATTGGTTATCAGGTAATAAACATTTGGAGCCGAATACTAAAGATAGATTTTATAATAAGTCTATTAAGGAACCAAAAGTTCCTTATAGTTATTATGATACAAAGAAAAATAAAAATGTGAAAAGATTTTATGTGGATGGTGAATATGTTCTTTATCGACAATATTATAAAAATACAGAAGTATTAAATTTTGAAGACTTTATGTCACCTATTTCTAAGAAAAAATTAGAAAGAAGAGAATATAATATCCGTGGTAGACTACATCGCATTATTAATTTTTCTCCAACTTCATTTGGAAAGTTATATGAAGAATACTACGATATTACTGGGAAAATATACTTAAAAAAATATTTTTCAGATAATAAACTTACTTTAATTATTTTTTATAAAAAGGGTAAGCCATACAAATACTTTAAGACCGAAAAAGATATGTATCACTATTATTTTGACAATGTCTTTGAAGACAGTGATATTATATTTAATGATGCGAGATTATTAGATAAGCCACTTATTGAATGTATAAAGTCAGTTCGCAGGGTACTCGTATTTCATAGCACGCATTCTAGTGGTGAGAAAATTAGAGGTTCATATAAACTTGCGTTACAAAGTGGAGACATTATTGATAAATATATTGTTTTAACAGATTATCAAAAAAAAGATATACAAAAAGACTTTGATCTAGGTAGCGAACAAATAGAGGTTATACCACATTTTGTTAAATCTCTAAATGAACATGCTAATGAACAAGAAGATAAGTTGGATCAATTTTGCTATATAGGGAGAATTTCAAAAGAAAAGCAAATTGATCATTTGATAAAAGCTTTTAACATATATTTACAAAAAGGATTTAAAACTCAATTAGTGATTTATGGTCAAGATGTTGATGGAGAAATGGATAAACTCTTAAGACTTGTGAATGACCTTGATTTAAAAGATTCTGTTATCTTTAAAGGATATACAAATAATCCAAAAGAGGTATTTTCTAAGTCAAAAGCTTCTTTACTCACAAGTGAATTTGAAGGTTTTGCATTGACTATTATGGAGAGTATTAATAACGGCTGTCCAACTATTTCTTATAATATTAAATATGGTCCTAGTGAATTAATAGATAATTATAAAAATGGTATATTGGTTGATAAAAATAACATCGAGGAGTTGGCTAATGCTATGGAGTATATTAGCAGCCATGGTTTTAATGATGTTAGATTAAGTAATAAGTTCAGTACGGAAAATGCTAAAGAAAACTATAGTAATTTATTAAATGAATTGAAGAATTAG
- a CDS encoding phospho-sugar mutase: MKALWENRISDSLVESFYKEQTEEEINEGFQDSLSFGTAGIRSTFGIGPGRLNKFTIQRFALGLANYLKNISDNPTIVIHFDTRHLSKAFAIEIAKVLGTNGIKVILPEEFKSTPELSFAVRYLNTTAGIMITASHNPKNYNGIKVYGSDGGQLLTAPSLELSEYIENIKDPLNIESKEFNQLVKEGYIISFDNDVTYSYKKSVAELVGQFETNHSKTILTSLHGTSLPLISNILNDLSYSNYVVEALQSMPDGNFPTVEIANPELEDTFELGKKLADKVSANLIIATDPDADRLGIVERYEDGSTRYFNGNEIGLLLLKLRNDELTSTKKKYMIKSVVTGALSEQLAHSLNIEVVNVLTGFKYISEQLKDMNKTDSQLVLAFEESHGYLLEDFSRDKDAIQTACLLIKYKEKLFNESKTFQSELNGIYQELGTYQDRTLSPTFQGVTGREKINKIMTEFNNLSTIDLQPLTPLYIENYIKQEKTKVKTGKQEKLKLPKTELIKFIFEEGFIAVRPSGTEPKMKLYFSLKVENLNEVIEAFTKKFRIE, translated from the coding sequence TTGAAAGCATTATGGGAGAATAGAATTTCTGACAGTTTGGTAGAATCTTTTTATAAAGAGCAAACTGAAGAAGAAATAAATGAAGGATTTCAAGATTCTCTGTCATTTGGAACGGCAGGTATTAGAAGTACATTTGGAATAGGTCCAGGCAGATTAAATAAGTTTACCATTCAAAGATTTGCATTAGGTCTTGCTAATTATTTAAAAAATATTTCTGATAATCCAACTATTGTCATACATTTTGACACAAGACATTTATCGAAAGCATTTGCTATAGAGATAGCTAAGGTGTTAGGTACAAATGGAATAAAAGTAATCTTACCAGAAGAATTTAAATCTACTCCTGAGTTATCGTTTGCTGTTAGATATTTAAATACAACAGCAGGTATTATGATTACAGCAAGTCATAACCCTAAAAATTATAATGGAATAAAAGTATATGGTTCAGATGGTGGTCAACTATTAACAGCACCATCATTAGAACTCAGTGAATATATTGAAAATATAAAAGATCCTTTAAATATTGAATCGAAAGAATTTAATCAACTTGTAAAAGAAGGATACATCATTTCATTTGATAATGATGTTACATATTCATACAAAAAATCAGTTGCTGAATTAGTGGGGCAATTTGAAACGAATCATTCAAAAACTATTTTAACAAGTTTACATGGCACGAGTCTGCCATTAATATCTAATATTTTAAATGATTTATCTTATTCTAATTATGTTGTAGAAGCATTACAATCAATGCCAGACGGTAACTTTCCAACTGTGGAAATCGCAAATCCAGAATTAGAGGATACTTTTGAATTAGGGAAAAAATTAGCCGACAAAGTATCTGCAAATCTTATAATAGCAACTGATCCAGATGCAGATAGATTAGGCATAGTTGAAAGATATGAAGATGGATCGACAAGATATTTTAATGGCAATGAAATTGGTCTACTATTACTTAAATTAAGAAATGATGAATTAACGAGTACAAAAAAGAAATATATGATTAAATCTGTAGTGACTGGTGCTTTGAGTGAACAGCTTGCACATTCTTTGAATATAGAGGTTGTTAACGTACTTACTGGATTTAAATATATTTCTGAACAACTTAAAGACATGAATAAGACCGACTCACAATTAGTACTAGCTTTTGAAGAAAGTCATGGGTACTTGTTAGAAGATTTTTCTCGAGATAAAGATGCGATTCAGACTGCTTGTTTACTTATAAAATATAAAGAAAAGCTCTTTAATGAAAGTAAAACATTCCAAAGTGAACTAAATGGAATTTATCAAGAATTAGGTACATACCAAGATAGAACTTTATCACCTACATTTCAAGGTGTTACAGGTAGAGAGAAAATAAATAAAATTATGACTGAGTTTAATAATCTATCAACTATTGATCTTCAACCCTTAACGCCATTGTATATTGAAAATTATATAAAACAAGAAAAGACAAAAGTAAAAACTGGTAAACAAGAAAAGCTGAAATTACCTAAAACAGAATTAATTAAATTTATTTTCGAAGAAGGATTTATAGCTGTAAGACCATCAGGAACTGAGCCTAAAATGAAACTTTATTTTTCTTTAAAAGTAGAGAATTTAAATGAAGTGATAGAAGCGTTTACGAAGAAATTTAGAATTGAATAG